In one Coccinella septempunctata chromosome 6, icCocSept1.1, whole genome shotgun sequence genomic region, the following are encoded:
- the LOC123314935 gene encoding uncharacterized protein LOC123314935: MFNDAFFRQIFGLGMGNNLAPVTSDIVMVEVQNLAIDKLSFGIPFFKRYVDDIITSIPFDKKDEILAAFNSIHPRLKFTIEIESHNNSLPFLDTLLIRRDNRIITDWYQKPTFSGRILNFNSKHHMAQKINIINNLKHRALKLSDNEFHEKNIVKIQTILEKNNYPTKFIKKILNKSEPEHHRPQEEKENQKYFSLTYVENLGEQIKNIFTRLNVNIAFKSDNTIKQFFTKTKSARISEHKRDSLNILNPLKNKKENNTALAEHVGSLLHSFNFDPGSVKILGRQTNLKKRLLDEMISIKQDENSINKRNDIERLNTAYYYLIGKIKNK; encoded by the exons atgTTTAATGATGCATTTTTCAGGCAAATATTTGGATTGGGTATGGGAAATAATCTGGCACCGGTAACATCTGACATAGTAATGGTGGAAGTTCAGAATTTAGCTATTGATAAGTTGAGTTTTGGGATACCATTTTTTAAAAGATATGTTGATGACATTATCACGTCAATACCTTTCGATAAAAAGGATGAAATCTTAGCAGCATTCAATAGCATTCATCCCCGCTTGAAATTCACTATTGAAATAGAATCACATAATAACTCACTACCTTTTCTAGATACTTTATTGATCAGACGAGATAATAGAATAATTACAGATTGGTACCAAAAACCAACGTTTTCCGGGAGAATACtcaattttaattcaaaacaccatatggcacaaaaaattaacataattaataatttgaaACATAGAGCTCTCAAACtttctgataatgaatttcacgaaaaaaacatcgttaaaatacaaacaattctagaaaaaaataactatcctacaaaattcataaaaaaaattctgaacaaAAGTGAACCTGAGCACCACAGACCACAGGAAGAAAAAGaaaaccaaaaatatttcagtttaacTTACGTTGAAAATTTAGGAGAgcaaattaaaaatatattcaccaGATTAAACGTAAATATTGCCTTCAAATCTGACAATActataaaacaatttttcacaaaaaccaAAAGTGCAA GAATTTCAGAACACAAAAGAGACTCACTCAACATCCTTAAtcctttgaaaaacaaaaaggaaaataataCGGCACTTGCGGAGCATGTAGGAAGTCTTCTTCATTCCTTTAATTTCGATCCTGGGTCAGTAAAAATACTGGGTAGgcaaacaaatttaaaaaaacggtTATTAGATGAAATGATATCCATAAAACAAGACGAAAATTCCATTAACAAAAGAAACGATATAGAAAGGTTAAATACCgcatattattatttaattggaaaaataaagaataaatag